The following nucleotide sequence is from Drosophila suzukii unplaced genomic scaffold, CBGP_Dsuzu_IsoJpt1.0 scf_4, whole genome shotgun sequence.
GACCGGCCGGCTCATTAAAAATCAAATCAGTTTTATTTTGACTCGTGATTTTTAAGGTagaaatattatttgaatCGGTGTCAATTACTTTGATTTTATGATTATAAGAATCAGCCACATAGAGCCTGTTATTGGCATCATTATAGGTCACACCTAGAGGATGTTGAAGTTTCGCGTTGAATAGTTTACCGTCTACGTCACCAAACGCGAATAGgttctataaaaaaaaaagtgattcatattaaatttaaataataatcttAACATATCTTTGACTTACAAGCGGGTTACGATCCCCTCCAACGACAGGCATCACCTTTCCGTCGATCATAGAAGTTTTTCGTATGCTAGAGCTTTCGCTGTCAGCTATGTACAATACATCGTTTGCCATGGCAAGGCCCGACGGCTGTGCAAATGCAGCGTTCTGTGGGTAGGAATTGTTACGGTTCTCCTCTAGACCATTTCCTATTAATGCGACACAGCAAAGAGGTTCAAACTTGCGGAATTTCCACCAAATAATTCCTTCTGGAAAGTAGCCCCAAATCTGATGGGTGCCAGCCATAGATATGAGCACAATAGTTTTTTCAGGCACGTTGCGTTCATCAAGATGAAAAGACATATCCATGTCCCGTGTACGAAATATAGCAACATCCCAGGGCGACGATAAAGGTTGCAAAGGACCTATGCGACCACCAATTCGCTCGTTCCCCTGTACTCCTGTTCCAGCAAGAGTTTCAACCTTTCCAGTCGTAAGCGAGATCTTACGAAGGGCGTGGTTTTTAGTATCCGCAATTATCAAAGCGTGTTCATCAACAAATGCAAGGCCTTGCGGATTATTAAATCGCGATGTCGCTAAAGTGCCATTAACAAATCCAGCTTGATGTCCTCCAATCTTATGTTGGACCAAGCCACTACTAGTGACTATGAGCACCCGGTTGTTTCCACTATCGGCAATCGCATACCGACCGAGTGGGCTTCGAGCTATCTTAGAAGGAAATCGTAAGTTAGACGCCGGTTGACAGTTAGGAGTTATTTGCATGGGTAAACAGCAATAGTCAATGTTACCCTGCTGACTAAAAAATGACAACGCAGCACCAACAAATTCCTGTAGGAACTTTCCATGCCCTTCGCCCATTAATAGCAATATGGGTGTACCAGTCGGGCTTAGAACCAGCAGTGATGGCCAGCACCGTATGCCAATAGTGCGCCACATGGTAGATCGTGAATCGTTTACAATAGGATGAGTTATTCCAAATCGTTGCACAGCTGATACAATATTTGCTGTAACTTGTTCATTATCAAATTTTGCACTGTGAACACCGATTACTAAAAAACCACTTTCTATGGGAAATTGTTCTTCCAGGCAGTGCAGCTCTTGCAATACATGCATACAATTAATGCAGCAATAGGTAAAAAAGTCCAAAACAATAACCTTTCCTTGCAGTTCTTTTAACGATATAGGACCACTAACATTAAACCAATCTAAATCTAAAGATTACAGAATTCAGgttataaaaatctttaagttTTAGTATTTTATTCTTACCAGACTCGAATTCAACATTGAGAGACTTGAGTTTGGCTATGGAGTTGTCTTCAATCAACCGTCGAAGAAATTCAGTAATTGCCCCAACCTTTTCCTGCTCATCATTAGTGCTTCGGTATGTTTGCAAAAGTTCATCCGTTATAAAAGTCAACATGTCTATAACCGGTAATTCATTGGGGCAATCCATTCTTATGAATATTAGtaagtattaaaaaatatgagctGGTGCCAGCGTGACCGCGCAGAAAACGATAAGAAATACCATcttttgtaaaaatatatactaTTTCAGTTTCAAGAAATACCATTTACGTACCATTCATTCAAATAATAATTTGAAGTATTTCctatttacataaattttaTATGCAATCTATTTTATTACAATTCATTTAAGAACTATTCAAGTACTTCCTTTTTTAAAACGAATATGTTTTCGTGTATATAAATCTCTATTAAATTAGGCCTCTAATTGCATCCGATGTGTAACGTGTTTTGATATAGTTAGCGGTGTTATATACCCTCTGAATTTTTAATCGTATTCTTGTTCACATAGAAAATTCCTGAAGCGAACAGCTGATCGGCATAGGCAAACCGTATCCAAAGGGAGTGGACGTGGAAGTTCACTTGCTctgaaaaaaatagaaaacatcTCAAAATtaatacatattaaaaactGACATGTCGAATGTGTTCAGCGTCAAATGGTTGATTTATtgtaattaacatattaatcaATAATTGTAGGCAACAATTTTGGGAGGTTAATGActctttaaatgtctttttttttagataaaaaatgtacgTTTTTGTGCAATAGGGCCAGGTCTTTCAAGAAGGACATCAGCTTGAGGTTTGTTATATCCTTAAAAAATAGCACTGCAATGCTTCTATTCAAATCAATTGCTGGATTTCGATGCGTTGGAAGGCTCCATGGGCCTTCActaacaacaatttccatatgACGGCACCATTGCAGTTCAATCGGATTTACTTCTCAATAAAATACTAAAACGCCAAGTACAGAAATCACctaaattcttttaaaaaaatactgaatAAAAACACTGGAATACTGAATCGATTCGCGTGCGCGATCCCATTTTCCGCTGAAGCGAATTGACTCAAATTGTTTCTGTCTCTTTCTAGCACGTATATTTCTTATGGAAGAGAAAGCAGTCGAAGCGGAATTTGGTCGCTGAAGCCGAAACGCCCTCTGTGTGAAAAGGATAAAAGCCTCGTGCTAAAATCGGCTAGTACCTATTCAGACGGAGGCTGTTTCCGCAAATAGATTTAGTACTCCAGTATTTTGTTCATAGTTTTTTTACGAGTTTAGgtgatttttatacccgttactcgtagagtaaaagggtatactagatttgtcggaaagtgtgtaacaagcagaaggaagcgtttccgaccccatagagtgtatatattctttatcaggatcactagccgagtcgatctagccatgtatGTCAGTTTgtttgtccgtatgaacgctgagatctcggaaactaagAGCTTGGCGAtcgggatttggcatgcagattcctgagttttttgcgcagcgcaagtttgtttcagcaaggtgccacgctcactttaacgcccacaaaccgaccaaaactgtggctcctacagttttgaagctagaataaaaattttaactgaaacgtatttttctcatcaataGCTATGACCAAACAAAAAGTtggcccactttaacgcccacaaaccgcccactaacttcaaaaaatcgtaagtatgaacgcagatatctcagaaactatcaaagatagagaattgggatttcagatttagattccgtagccttgtacgcagcgcatgtttgtcacgcgaatatgccacgcccaatctaacgcccacaagccgcctgAGCCTgtagcgcccacaattttcatgctagaaaaaaattttaactgaaatgttttagtctcgtctatacctatcgatcgacccaaaaaaaagtttgccacacccactttaGCGCCCATAATTCTTAGTTCTGTgtgtaggtggcgcatttcaatctcgttGTGGTCCCCTTTGGTACCTTTAGCTGATGGATATCTACACGgttatagcgttcttccttgttttacttGGAGTTTCAGAATTTTCTAAGAAGGAAATGCATTTGAACTGCGATTACACCGTTATAAGGAAATTGTTGATGTCCGTTAAATTAGCGTCGACCACTTAGCAACGAAAGTGGAATAGTGGAACTTCGAACATGGGGctctttttattattaaattttctcgCTTATGGGGAACCAAATCGAACAAATTTGTCCAAAAGAAGAGATCTAACGATCTAGGTAGGCTTTTAGCAAATCCGAGGCctattaatttttcaaaaatgcaATTGATAAATCGTgtttcaaatgtatttttgaaaaattaataaGCCTCGGATGTGTCCCAAACTTACCTAGATCGATAGATCTTTTCTTTCTAAACAATTCAATTTGATCCCcaaatatcaaaaaaattaaaaaataaaaagagtggTCAAGAGTGGTTTCAATGCTGTCATTTTCTTGCACGGTCTCGCTTCCCGAGACATTTACCCTTTGGGAACACACGCGCCTTCCTTACGATTTctaaataattaattggaGCTCTAGTTACGGCAAAATCAAACCGACCGATTTCGAGAAAATCAAGTGGTTTCAATGCTATCGTTTCCTTGCACGGTCACATCCGTCAGTCTCACTTCCCAAGACATTTACCCATGGGACCGAATATTTGAAAGTTCACCCacaatgcatgtagcatggtcttactgtcaagca
It contains:
- the LOC139354877 gene encoding NHL repeat-containing protein 2; amino-acid sequence: MDCPNELPVIDMLTFITDELLQTYRSTNDEQEKVGAITEFLRRLIEDNSIAKLKSLNVEFESDLDWFNVSGPISLKELQGKVIVLDFFTYCCINCMHVLQELHCLEEQFPIESGFLVIGVHSAKFDNEQVTANIVSAVQRFGITHPIVNDSRSTMWRTIGIRCWPSLLVLSPTGTPILLLMGEGHGKFLQEFVGAALSFFSQQGNIDYCCLPMQITPNCQPASNLRFPSKIARSPLGRYAIADSGNNRVLIVTSSGLVQHKIGGHQAGFVNGTLATSRFNNPQGLAFVDEHALIIADTKNHALRKISLTTGKVETLAGTGVQGNERIGGRIGPLQPLSSPWDVAIFRTRDMDMSFHLDERNVPEKTIVLISMAGTHQIWGYFPEGIIWWKFRKFEPLCCVALIGNGLEENRNNSYPQNAAFAQPSGLAMANDVLYIADSESSSIRKTSMIDGKVMPVVGGDRNPLNLFAFGDVDGKLFNAKLQHPLGVTYNDANNRLYVADSYNHKIKVIDTDSNNISTLKITSQNKTDLIFNEPAGLCLDTNGQNLLVSDTNNHAIHIIDVVTLIAKPFVLDFSQIASTCQTEAPKYLSKKLDNHAIKTLSLNLIKTISIHFSLRLSHELNFTKDAPQKWMLKTVSQSLKIYPSYGTLLNGMCNLQVQATNHDFSCVNSELFTIEFSLNLCRSNCCLIKRISVSIKSGKTIEEHIPTHNVNIHINQSNIILQ